The Methylococcus sp. Mc7 genomic sequence AGCCGGTCGTTGGCCTGGACGGCTTCCACCAGTTTCCGGATAAACGCTTCGAACAGCGGCGGGGTCGAAGTGCCCGGATGGCCGTCGAGCAGGATGTTGGGCTTAACGAAAGATACGGCCGGAAGCGTGTTCGCGCCGATGTCGGCATATAGCCGATCCAGATCGACCAGATTGTTCCGCAACTGGGAGGTCATGATCGATCGTGAGTACTGGAAGCCGTTGCATATGGCGCAGTAAAGCGTGTTTTTCGGCGGCGCCTGATCGGCGACACCCATACCTTCCCCATAGTATTTCCAGGACACCCGCCGGCGGGAAAGCGCATCGCCGATCGTGGGAATCGTCTGAGGACCGACGGCATAGGCCGGTCCACCCGGAAACTCATTCTTGTCGGCATCGCTGATGACGTCCCCCTTGGTGTTGTAATACGGATATTCGTTGTTGACCTGATACCAGACTCCCGGCGCACAGTTGCCGCCGTTGAACGGCTTGTAAGGCAGCGAATGCAGGTAGTCCATGATGGCCTTCACACCCGGCTGGGTCATGTCGGAGCAGTTGGTGAATCCCACACCGGTATTCCCTCCGTCCTCCTTGCCGAAAGCGTCGTTGGTGTAGAAATTGTTGGTACCCGCAATCGGATCGGGATTCTCGATCAGATCGGCGGCCGGCTTGGCCGGGCGACCGTTTGCGTCGGTGTAATAATAGACGTCGCCGGTCAGCATGAACTGCGAGCTGACGCCCGTTCCGCCCATGACGGGCTGGTGATAGTTGTCGCTGATGGCGTAATGCTCCGCCAACTCCTGGAAATAGGGCCAGTCGCCTTGCGCCATGTTGTAGAATCCCATGGCAACGCCGCCTTGATAAGTGTCCTGGTCCGTGACCGGAGGCTTCGTGATGTCCCACCCTACCGACGTTGCGACCCAGGTATGCAGGTCGCCCTTGCAGCCACTCGGATTGTGGAAGGTGATGTGGTCCGCCGAGCAGTCGGACTGCTGCCACATCTGGTAGAACCGGTGCACGGGATCACCAGTGTGGCTGCTGAAATCGACGGGCGTGATCTCGGGTTCAAGGAAGGGTGTACCGCAGTTGTTCAATGCCGATGCACCTACGATCGAATAAGGACCGTTCGGCAACGAAGAAGGGTAGCGGCAGTCCGGCACGGGCAACACCCCGAGCGACGGATAATAAAAATGCTGCCCGCTCCCGCCGATTTGCAGCAAATAATAAAATTCAGGAGCTATCCCGGGATCGCTGCAAAATATGTCGCTGCTATAAATGAGTTCGGACAAGATGCAAGGCCCGGCGGGGAGAGCGTTCAGGGTCGTATTCGGTTGCGGCAGGCCACCGAAAGGCCCGGTCTTCGGCGGACTCAGCTCGAACGTGACCGAACTCTGAGCCTGCTGCTGCTCGGCAACTCGAAAATTGGGGCCGGGAGTTCCGGCGCTCGTCACGATACCCCGCGAGAGCAGGTTCCAAATTTTTTGCTTCGGATCAGGCGGCGTATAAGTCGCGAAAACATGGTCGAATCCCCGATTTTCTCCGGAAACGACGATTAGGTGGCGAATCGGAGAACGAGTAAGGAGGTCTCCGGGGCTTTGGGTCGGAACGGCTGCCCAGGTCATCTGTGGCGCGATCAGCGTCGCGATGAGGGCTGCGGCGATGGGGCGATAACGGTGCGGTTCCATACTTAGCTTCCTTCTGACAGTTGAGATGTGAATTGGGCACACGATGCCCAGCGAGGCCCAATGTACGAAGCTAATGTGAAAAGCGAGTCAACGGCGCCCGATCCGGATAAAATCAGACTTCCGGCTCGGGGCCGAAGAAAGGGAGAATCAGCGTGAACGACATCGCAACCGCGCGCGTCATCAGGACGCCGACCGGCCGAATGACGGTCGGCGTGCTAGCGGTCGCGGCTACCGCCCTGATAGCTTTGGAACTGCGAGCCCGCCTCGCCCCTTTCGGCATGGTGACCCATCCGGCGAACGGCGCCGCAATGGCCGATCCGCGCCAGGCCGTCACTGTGGAACCCGTCGGCGTGGGTACCCGGATCGCGGCCGTGGAACTGCGCGAAGACGACGGAACGATAGTGACGGCTGCCAAGGAATTGGAGCGTTTCGAGTTCGACACCCCGCTTGCCTTCGGCAAGCACTACACCCTCACCGCGACGGTGGAGCGCGCCTGGTCCGACGAGAGGCGGACCGAAGTGCTGGAATTCACGACCGTGGGCATTCCCGCCCTGGAAGGACCAGCGGACCGCAGCCTGGCCCCGGATGCCTCGCTGACGCTCGAATTCGATCAGCCGGTGGGCAGACTCGAGCCCGTCGGTGAGTTGAACCTTGCCGTCCAGCCGGACGAGGCCCGCACCGCCTTCAGGCTTTCCGCGACAGACTACGCCCAGGGCAGCACCTACCCGACGCAGATTCACTGGGAAACGACCACCGGCGTGCCGCTGCCACCGTTCGAGCTGCGCATTTCTACACCGCCGCCGGTGTCCGCGGAAGTCAACCTGCGCGGTGCGGACAATCTCGGCACGGCGATGCCTTTGCAGATCACCTTCAGCGAACCCTTGGCCGAACGGGAAAACGCGGGCCGGCAGGTCCGGATCCGGACCCAGGACGGAAAGGAAGTCGCCGGGAGATGGGGTTGGATCGGTAAAGCCCGGCTGCAATTCACCCCCCTCAACGGCTGGCCGCCCTCCAGCGTGATACGGGTCGACGCGGAACCCGGCGCTTTCCGCGGCGCCCAGGGAGGCTATCTCGAACCCCCGCTGGATTTGAGCTTTTCGACCGGAACCGACCGGAGAATCTTCGTCTACCTCGATACCCAGACGATGACTGCAGTGGAGAACGGCCAAACCGTGCGAACCTTCAAGGTCAGTACCGGCAAACCGAAGACGCCGACGGTCACAGGCTCGTTTTACATCTACGCGCGCTTCCCCACGAAGACCATGAAAAGCAGGGCGAAAAAAGGGGAAAAGGGCCATTACATCGTGGAGAACGTCCCCTACGCGCAGTATTTCCATTCCGACTACGCATTCCACGGCGCCTGGTGGCACAACGGCTTCGGCCATCCGGCCAGCCACGGCTGCGTCAACATGTCGACCCAGAAGCACAACGTGCGCTGGCCCAAGGCGCCGGAGGACGCCGGCTGGCTGTATCAATGGGCCTCGCTCGGGGTGCCGGTGACGGTCATGCACTCGCCTCCGCCACCCGCCTCCACGCGCATCGCGCTGGACGAACAGCAGCGCGACCAGCCCGGCCTCAAATCATCCCCCTCTCCCTGAACCACGCCACCGCATCGGCGAAAGCCTCGCGGGTGGAAGTCGGGATCAGACCCAGTTCGCGCCGGATGCGCGAGGAGTCGCCGCGCTTGCCCGAATTGAGCAGGCGGATGGAGTGGTAATTGAAGCGCGGCGCTTTGCGGGGGAAAAAACGGCGCTCCAGCGGATCCTTCAGCAGCGCGATGCCCTGCATGAGGCGCGGCGGCACGGCGAGCCTCGGGCGCGGACGCCCGGTCAGTTCCTCCAGCCATTGCAGGATCTCGCCGATACCGCGGTGCTCACCGGTGACGAGGTAGCGCTCGCCGCGGATGCCCTTGTCCATGGCCAGCAGCTCCGCGGCCACCACGTCGCGCATCGGGACGAAGTCGAAGGCGCCGGGAACGAACGCCTTCATCCGGCCATGGGCGAAGTCGAGGATGGTGCGGCCGACCAGGCTGGGCCGGAAATCCCAGGGACCGACGATCGCGGCCGGGTTGACGAGGGTCACGTCGAGGCCGCGCACGGCTTCGAGAATCACGTCGTGTTCCGACACCGCCTTGGTCCGTTCGTAGTCGGTGCCGAGTTCGAATGGGCTGACCGTCCAGCGTTCGTTCGACGCGCCTTCGGGGTTGATGCCGACCGCCCCGAAGGAGCTGGTATGCACCACCCGCCGCACGCCGGCTCGCCGCGCCTCCTGCATCAGCATGCGGGTGCCGACGACGTTGACGTCGAACAGCTCCTGGCGGTCGCCGTCGCGGATGCTGACGAAGGCCGCGGTGTGGTACAGCCGCTCCACGCCTTCCAGCGCCTCCCGGATCGAGCGGCGGTCGCGCAGATCGCCGTAGGCCCGTTCGACCGCCAGGCCCTCCAACGCCGCGACATCGCTTTGCCTGCGGATGAAGGCGCGTACCTTCTCGCCGCGGGCCAGCAGCGCCCGCACCAGGTTGGCGCCCAGGTGGCCGGTGGCGCCGGTGACCAGCGTGGTCATGCCGGGTCTGCCGCCGGCTTTGGCCCGCCTTTCTCCATGGACTGCTGGTAGGCTTTCCATTTCTCCAGCGACAGCTTCTGGAATGAACCGATGGCAGGATTGAGCTCGATCTGCGGCGCATCGGGATAGCGCTCGAAACCGTCCTGCTCCAGTTCCAGCGCCCATTTGTCCTCGCCCAGGAGGGGCTCGATGTACCACTTGTTGGTGAACCAGAGGATGGGCTTGCGCAGGAATTCGGGCATCTTCCAGTTCAGGACGGGGATGTGGATCGGCCCGAACAGGAAGACGAAGAAACAGCGGGTGGTGCGCTCGTCCTCCGGCAGCATGAACAGCCAGTGGATGTACTTGCCGCCGATGTCGGAACCCTGATAAGGGTACTGGTACCAGATCTCGATCTCGTTGAGGTCGCGCGCGCCGCCTTCCATGAAGAGCTTGGCGACGGGGCTGCCGTCGAAGCGGGTGTCGTAATAGACCCGAACGCTGTCGGCGTCCTGCTTCCACTCCCGCAGGATCGGCTGCAGGAAGGGCCGCTTGTGCCGGTGCAGGTATTCGTGGTTGAAGTCGCAGACGTTCTCCACGATCATCGAGAAGTGCGATTTGATCGTCACGTCGATCGGGAAGAATGGCCAGGGCCTCTCCCCTTCGAGCTGCGGAATCGTCGGCAGCGGGGTACCATCCGCCAGGGCGGGATCGCCCGGAAACAGCCAGATGAGCCCCCACTGCGCCTTGACGGGGTAGGTCCTGATGCGGATCTTGGGCAGTTTGGTGCGGCCTTTCCCGAGCTCATGGTGGATTTCGGTGCATCTGCCGCAGCCGTCGAATTTCCAGCCGTGATAGGTGCAGACCAGATTTCCGTCCTCGACGAAGCCCTGGGACAGCGCGAGCTGCCGATGCGGGCAGCGGTCTTCCACGGCGTGCAGCCGGCCACCGGAGTCGCGGAACAGCGCGATGTCCTGTCCCCAGAAACGCACCCGTTTGACTTGCCGGGGCTTGAGCCTGCCGTCGATCTCGACCACATACCAGTAATTGCCGCTCAAGCCGGCGGTGCGGACCTGCCGGCGGCGGGGCAGTTCGGGGACATCCTGATTTTCGGTCGATCGGCTCATTGTCGGCGCCTTGGGAAGAGCGAGGGAGAGTTCTACCTGGCGGGCTCCCCGATCTCCTCGCGCAGATCGGCGAACTCCTGTTTCCAGGGTTTCTTGTTGTATCCCCAGCTTCCGGACTCCAGCAATTTCCAGCCGGCAGCCATCTCTTCCTTGACGCGCCCGCCTTCGCTCTCGCCGTTCACTTCCCACAGGGCCTGGGCATAGAACAGGTGGTTGAGCGGGTGCCCGGGATGTTTTTCCACCGCGTGTCCGAGCAGGTCCAGTGCCTTGTCGCCGTCGCCGATCCCCGCGGGCCAGGCCGGTGCCTTGAGGTACAGCATGCCCAGCAGACGCTGGGGGCCCCCGTCATCGAAATCGGGGCTCAATTTCACCGCCGCCTTGAACTCGTCTTCCAGCCGGTGCAGATTGGCCATCGCCGCCGTCATATCGTCGCGGACGGCCAGCCCCAGGTTCGCGGCCAGATAATAATGGACCGCACCGTCGTCCTTTCCGCCTTGCGCCAGCGCGGCTTCGGCGAGCTTCACGCCCTCCCAGGCAAAGCGCTCGCGCTCCGACGGATCGGAATTGCGCTCGGCGAGATGCAGGCAGAGCCGGCTGCCCAGGGAGCTGCGGCGCAACGCGGGGTCGTCCGAACCGCGCAGGAAATCCAGGGCGCACTCCAGCTCCGGCGTTTCGCTGGAAGGGCCGAGCGAGTCCTGGCTGGCGCTCAAGGCAGCGGCCGTCAACCGGGGACAGCCCACAGGCTGGCCTGCCGGAACGCCATCCCGGTGAAGGCCGCCGCAACCGGCCAGGACCACCGGCAGAATGCCGGCCGCGAGCAGACCAACGGTACGCAAAGCGTCAGTTCCGGGCCAGCCAGAGCCTGGCCATGGGATCGAACACGGCAGGATCCACCGCCACGAAAGACTGGATGCCGAACAGATCGCACAGCCTCTTGCCGTCGGGATCGGCGCACATCGTTTCCAGCGCCTTGGCGAACCGCGCCCGATCCTGCGCCGGAGCCAGCCTGGCATTGGCCACCACGCCCATCAGCGGAATCTCCGCGGAAGTGAAGACCGTCTCCACCGGGTTCGCCAACTGCAGCGCGCTCAGGCCCGCGAACTGCTGTTCATTGAGTACCACCGCATCCAGCTCGCCCTTGTCCAGGGAGCGCAGGGCCCGGATCGCCTGGCGCGAAGGCTGGAGGGCGAAATCCTTTTCCGGGTCGTACTTGCCCGCGAACACGATCTTGCCGATGAAGGCCGGTTCGTCCAGCACGGTGCCGCCCAGCGTCCCGCCCTTGAGCTCCTCCATGCCGTGGAACCTGCCCTTCTGCGCCACGACCCGGTAACGCTCACTGGTACGCCCGTCGATCCGGGGTTGAACCACCGGCACCAGATCGTATTGGCCGCGCATGTCCAAGTAGAGCCCGAGCGAGGTGATCGCGAAGGCGGGCTTCTTTTCCGCCATGAGTTTTCCGCAATCCGCCGCCTTCGCGGTAAACACGCTGCTGAAACTCTTCTCGGGCCACTGTCCTACCCGCTCCACCACCCGGAGCATCGCATCCATCGCCTGATCGGCGTCGTGCTCGTTCACGGGTCCCCCCGGGTAGCAGACCACCACCGGGGCGGGGTCGCCTGCCAGCGCCGGAACGAGGGGAGCCAGCAGGGCCCCCAGGAGGAAAGTGCGCGAAATCTTGTATGTCATGGTTTCCTTCTTGAATCGAGAAGCTGTCCGATCGCCGGCGCTACCCACAGGGTCGCGGACAGGCAGCAGAGGAGGCCGATGGTGATGTTGACGCCCAGGGTGGACACGCCGCGGTAGTTCGCAAGGGTGATCGCCCCGAGTCCGGCCAGCTCGGTCCCGGCGGCGAGCCCGATCACGCGCCCCGCCACCCGGTTGATCTGCGTCAGCGAACGGTCCTTAAGCTCGAACCAGCGCTGGGAGAACCATACGCCGTAATCCACCGCCAGGGCGATCACCAGAGGCAGCGCGATGATGTTGGCGTAGTTGTAGCGGATGCCGCCGAGGGCCATCAGCCCCAGCATCCAGCCGCCGCCGATCAGCAAAGGCATGGAAGCCAGGGCGAAACCGCGCCAGTTGCGCAGGACCAGTGCCAGCCACAGCAGGCAGACGGCCACCGCCGCCCGGGTTCCATGGGTGAAGCTTTCCACCACGGACTTGGAGAATACCTGATGGGTGGCCGGGAATCCGGTCGCTTCGGGCGAGACTCCATAAATCTCCTGCATCAGCCTGTCGAGGTTGGCGGGATCATACACAGTTTTTGCGGGAAAAGCGTACACGGCGACCGTCCCGTCGGCGGCGAAAAACCGGTCCCGCAGGGCCGGCGGAAGCTGGTCCGGGGTGATGGGCCGTGCCTTGCGCCAGTCCGCCAGCAGCGCCACACCGCGCTCCGCCGCCGACAGCAGCGCACGGAAGAACCGCTCGCTGCGCTCCCGGGCCTGGGCGGGATCGGCCTCGATGCCGGACCGGACCGCGTCCAGACGTCCCCGTAGGTCTTCCAGCGCTGCCACCAGCCCGGAATGCCCGGCCGAAAATGCCAGTTCCTGCGACTGGTCGACGAACTCGCCACCCTTTTCCAGAACCGCCCGCACGCGTCCGAAAGTCCGGTCCGGCAGGCCGATGCCGGCGAGCCCGGCCAACTTGGCCGCATAGCCGCCGCCCGCGGCAAGCTCGCCGATGCGCCGGGCCTCGAGGGCGCGCGCATCGGCGTCCGGCGGAAACAGGTCCGTGAGCGACTGCACCTTGGCCACGCTGTCCAGCTTGGCCGCGTCCGTCGCGATGCGTCGGGCCTCGTCGACATCACGCGCGGTAAAGATGACCACTTCCGCCTGGTAGTCGCTCTCCGCGACCATACGGTTCTGGTAGTAAGCCGCTTCGGAATCTTTCGGCAACAGCGAAAGCACGTCGTAATCGAAGGGAAGCTCGTAGCCGCGTCCGATGCCGAATGCCGCCGCGGCCAACGACCCCGCGACCACGACAACGGCAACGCTTCCCCGGAAAGGCAGACGGCCCGGCTCGCCCTCCCCGGCAGACGCCGCAGCCGGCAACGGCTTGAGTTTCGGCGGCAGCAAGGCATATAGCGCCGGCTGGACCATCCAGGTACTGACCAGGATCAGCAATACGCCCTTGGCCGCCACCAGCCCAAGCTCGGAGAAACCGGGGAAGTCCACCGTGGCCAACGCGCCGAAAATCACCACCGAGGCGCCGCCGGCGGTAAACACCGCTTTGAAGGAAGCGCCGATCCCCGCGCCGATCGCATCGATCGGCGGCCTGCCGCGGCGCCGCTCCTCGGCAATGCGCGCCGAGGTGAAGATGCCGTAATCCGCGCCCAGGCCGAACAGGATCGCGATGAAGCTGGCGGTGATGAGGGTGAGATGGCCGACGGTGACCAGCGCCAGGCCCAGGCTCCACAGCACGCCGAGGCCCATGGGGACGAAGATGACCAGCGCCCAGCGCCAGCTCCGCACCACCGCCAGGATCAGGAGGACGATCAGCCCGGCGGAGGAACCGATGACGAGAACGATGTCATGACGGATGCTGACGTGCTCTTCGTACTCGATGGCCGGCAACCCGGTCAGGCCCACCTTCGGCGCGGCGCGGCCGGCCGCGCGAGCCTTGGCCGCTTGAGCTGCCGCCACGGCTCTCACCTTTTCGATGAACGGCCCGGTGGTGGCGAAGTCCTCCGAAGCGCTCGCCGGGTGTACGAACAGGAAGTACATCCGCCCATCGCGCGAGACGAAATAGCCATCGTTGGCGATCTCGCTCCCGCCTTGGCCGGCCAGCAGCCGATTCCAGTCGAGCGCCGCCCGCACCTCCCCCGCGGTAAGCCAGCGGTGCCACTCGTCGAGCAGCGCCCCCAGCAGTTTCAGCCCGGCCTCGGCGGTGGGAATGTCGATGCCGGCATCGGGCGCGGCGGGCGCCCCTTCGAGCCGCTCCCGAAGGCGGTCCAGAGCGGCGTCGACCTGCGGGGAATCGCCGGGGATGGCGCCCGCCCCGAACCTTTCCAGCATGCCGACCAGTGCCTTCAGCCGGTCCTCGGCCACCGCCAGGTAGGCATGCTCCAGCAGAAAACGCAGATCGACCCTGGCCGTCGCCTGAGCGATTTCGGGCTCGGCAGCGAGAGCGGTCGCCAATTCGTCGGCGAATGTCTTCAGTTCATCCGGAGGCGGCCCTTCCAGGACGACGATCAGGTCGGAAGCGGCGCCGAATTTCTTCAGGAAAGCGTCGAAACGCTGGGCGACGGCGTTGTCGTGCGGCAGCAGGGCCTGGCGGGAGGTATAGACCGGCAGTTGGAAAACCGCCCAGAGAGACAGCACCGAGAGTGCAATGGCGACGACCAGGACCCGCCACGGCCTGCGGGCGAAGCGTTCGGCCACATTGGCGGCCAGTTGGGGAATGTTCACTCGAAGCGATTGGCTACAAGGCTTGCGGAACGGCGCCGCGTTACCTCCGCCCGGTCGAGTGACGACAAGGCGCAGACATTAAAAAAGCACTTCTCGGTGATGCTTTTCGCTCATAGTCTAATTGGGCGGGCAAGAAAACGGAACATTACACGTACGTGCGCGCCCCGTAGCCCAGACTCGACGGCCGGCAACTGCCTACCAATAAGAGATGACTAACCACCATCATCCCGCCATAGCCCTCGTTCAAACAGCCTCCTGTCCCAAATCACTGGTTTCGGGTCGGACGGACGCAACAGCCGGGCGTCGGGATGACGAGGGTTCACCAAGTCGTTCCAATCCAGCCTGGCAACGACGGAAGGAACGCCCAATATGGCGCTCCTGCCTTCGTCTAGCCACCTGTCGCCAAAGGCTTTGGCGGAAGCGCTGTCTTCGGCATCCCAACCTTTGGGCAAGGCAGCTACGTCGAAACGCTCGATCGATATTGAGTCCGGAACATCCACTACGACGAAGCGATGCGACGTGGGGACACGGCCAATCCCCGCGTGCGCGAGTATCTCGAGCATGGCGCAGGAATAGCTCAATGCGCAATAAATCACCTGCTTCCCAGGGCTATTCCAGCGTCCGCCAAGCAGTGCCGCTCCGGTGCCATCCCAGATGGGATGGCGCCCGTCAGCTATCCGGAAGATTCGTATCACGCGGCAATGCCGTAATACAGCTTCCAGAGCAGCTCTTCAACGCGGCGAGCACCGAGTTCCGTCAAGGATACGTCAAGCGGGGTTCGCCCGTTCAACATGGGATGGGGGGTTTGCAGAAACGCCCTCGCGTCGTCGTCCGAATTCCAAACGTATTGGGCAGTCGCATACACGCGCGCCAAGCGTTCGGCCCGTTCCGATTCTTCCGCCGTCAACCTGTCCCGGCGGCGTTTGTAGGTCGCCTCGGGGATGATGCGGTGCAGCAAACGCTTGCGGTCCTCCGCGCTTTTGCACACCCGCTCTACGCTCGATCTCAGGGCGCCTTTGGGCAATCCCTGCGCTACCAAGGCGTCGAGTTCGGCAAACGAATGAGGAAGAGGAGTGAGCGCCATCACTGCGGCGATCTTTTCTGGAGGGACGAAAACCATTGCTGAACCTCAAAAAGGATCAATTGATGCGGTAATTACGGATCATATGATTCCATTTCTCCAACAAGGCAAGCCGTATAACTTGCAAATCCGCTCCCCAGCTCGGCCAGCTTCGCCGTACAAATGCGTCACATGCCCCAGACGGCGATGCGTCGCCCCTGATACTCCTGAGTTTCTCTGAAAATCTTGTCGTCCCAGGCCACTGCCGGCCGGCGGTCGAAAATCAACAGGTGGGCATCGTCCGCGCCGCAACGCTCGGCATAGGCGGCGGTCTGCGCCAGTCCTTCGGCGATTACGGTTTCGCGGGCATGGTGCTGTAGTTTGAGTTCCAGCACTACCCGTTGGGTGCGCTCGGCGGTGAGCAGGGTCTTGCCGTAGTACCATTCAAGATACAAGTCGGTGCGGCCGCGCCCCAGGCCGTATTCCCGTTCGATCCGTCCACCGCCGTTGACGACGCGCTGCAGGAAGGCCTGCAGCAGCAACTGGGGACCGGCTTCCTTGTAGTCGAAACGTTCGACCCAGTGCTCGGAATGCTGGCGGAAGAAGTCTTGAAACGCGGTCAGGAGCTTGGCGAGGTCCAGCCCGCCGTCCGGCCGGACATACCAGGCGGTATCCTGGGCGAGCATGTGCTGGGTGCTCCAGGTCAGTTGCCGGGGGATGACCTCTCGATAGAGTTCGTTGGCAATGCTTACCTGGGGTTTGAGTACGATCAGACCGAGATCGTAGACGTATTGCAGGTCGTCGTCGGGCAGATCGACGCTTTCCGCCGTCCCGGCCAGCACCGGCTCGATGACGCTCCGGACCCGCGGCTCCCGCAGTTTGTCCGCCAACTGGTCGAGATGGGTGGCCCTTGCGAGGATCAGCCGCTCTTTCGCTTCGAGGATATGGGCTTCGGTGATAGGGCCGGAGCGGTCGGGCCTGATTTTTTCCGTCACCTCCCGTGCAACGGCGTTGACCAGCCAAGGCTGGCCTTGAGTCAGATCCCATACCCGATCCATTGCGCCCTCTGTCCATCCTTGGCCGGTTTCGGCGCTATATTGGGCATAAAGCTCAGAGACGTCGGCCTGGGAGAAGTTGCCCACTCTTATCGACTCGGTTTTGATATTGAAGGCCGAACCGCCGGTGATGATTTCGTTGGCGGAGGTACGGATGCGATAGTCCCGCACGTCCCGAACGCCACAAAGAATGACGGTCTGGGGAAATCCGGCCGGACGCTGGGCGTAGCCGGAACGCAGTTGCCGCAGGACTGAGATCAGCACATCGCCCACCAGGGCATCGATTTCATCGATCAGCAAAACGACCGGACGCGCCCGATCGGCGGCGGACCAGCGCTGCAGCAGCAAGCGCAGCCAGTCGTGGGGACTTTCGGCTCTTACCACATCGCGCAATAGCTGGTCCGGCTGTTCGTCACCCAGGTAGAACCGCGCCATTTCCACAAGATTGCGCACTATCGCGGAAATCCCTTCCTTCACGTCGTTCCGGGCGGTCTGGGCCGTCTCTACATTGACGTACAACGCTCGATAGCGCTCTCCGGCGTTGAGATGGGCCATCAGCGCCAGCAAGGCGGTCGTCTTACCGGTCTGGCGCGGTGCGTGCAGAATGAAATAGCGCTGCTGTTCGATCAGGCCAAGCACTTCTTCCAGATGGATGCGCCGCAATGGATCCAGCGTAAAGTTGAGTTCGGGCTTGTTCGGTCCGGCGATATTGAAAAAGCGTTCCATGATGACCCTCTGTGGGCAGGCCGATTCAGGCCGGATTCGGCGCGGCCGTGGCCACGTTCACGACGGTGATGTTGTCCCGTCCGCCCCGGTCCGATGCCGTTTCAAGCAGGGCGCGGAGACCCGACTCAAAATCCCCGTCGCGGTAGCGGCTCTTCGCTGAATCCCTTGCCCATCCAAATCGCCCCCCCAGAAAGTAAAAAAGTCGCGTCGGGGACGGCCCACTAGCGGCCGCGTTTCATCCGCTCCTCGATTTCCCGCTCCGCGGCCAGCCAGTCGAACATTTCGAACCCCGGAACGAACCCGCGCTTTTCGGCCCGGAAATAGGCGGCTTCTGCGATCATCGGCTCCAATGCCCGCCCTGAGCGAAGCCGAAGGGGACGTGGCGCCGGCCCGTAGGCATAGGTGAAGCCGAATTTCAAGGTTTCGGCAAAACCCAGGGCATCCACCTCGCGCAGTCCGATCTGTGCCGGCCGGGCTTCCAGCAGTGTGCCGAAAAACCGATCCCAGATGGAAAACAGCGCACCGTAATTGCGATCGTGCTCGCCGCGCAGCGTCGAGTGATGCACACGGTGCAGGC encodes the following:
- a CDS encoding alkaline phosphatase family protein, translated to MCPIHISTVRRKLSMEPHRYRPIAAALIATLIAPQMTWAAVPTQSPGDLLTRSPIRHLIVVSGENRGFDHVFATYTPPDPKQKIWNLLSRGIVTSAGTPGPNFRVAEQQQAQSSVTFELSPPKTGPFGGLPQPNTTLNALPAGPCILSELIYSSDIFCSDPGIAPEFYYLLQIGGSGQHFYYPSLGVLPVPDCRYPSSLPNGPYSIVGASALNNCGTPFLEPEITPVDFSSHTGDPVHRFYQMWQQSDCSADHITFHNPSGCKGDLHTWVATSVGWDITKPPVTDQDTYQGGVAMGFYNMAQGDWPYFQELAEHYAISDNYHQPVMGGTGVSSQFMLTGDVYYYTDANGRPAKPAADLIENPDPIAGTNNFYTNDAFGKEDGGNTGVGFTNCSDMTQPGVKAIMDYLHSLPYKPFNGGNCAPGVWYQVNNEYPYYNTKGDVISDADKNEFPGGPAYAVGPQTIPTIGDALSRRRVSWKYYGEGMGVADQAPPKNTLYCAICNGFQYSRSIMTSQLRNNLVDLDRLYADIGANTLPAVSFVKPNILLDGHPGTSTPPLFEAFIRKLVEAVQANDRLWRDTAILITFDEGGGYYDSGYIQPIDFFGDGPRTVMIAVSRFAKRGHVDHTYADHASILKFIEWNWFLRPLSKRSRDNLPNPLALPIAPYFPLNSPAVGDLRTMFDFRNPRTH
- a CDS encoding L,D-transpeptidase; this translates as MNDIATARVIRTPTGRMTVGVLAVAATALIALELRARLAPFGMVTHPANGAAMADPRQAVTVEPVGVGTRIAAVELREDDGTIVTAAKELERFEFDTPLAFGKHYTLTATVERAWSDERRTEVLEFTTVGIPALEGPADRSLAPDASLTLEFDQPVGRLEPVGELNLAVQPDEARTAFRLSATDYAQGSTYPTQIHWETTTGVPLPPFELRISTPPPVSAEVNLRGADNLGTAMPLQITFSEPLAERENAGRQVRIRTQDGKEVAGRWGWIGKARLQFTPLNGWPPSSVIRVDAEPGAFRGAQGGYLEPPLDLSFSTGTDRRIFVYLDTQTMTAVENGQTVRTFKVSTGKPKTPTVTGSFYIYARFPTKTMKSRAKKGEKGHYIVENVPYAQYFHSDYAFHGAWWHNGFGHPASHGCVNMSTQKHNVRWPKAPEDAGWLYQWASLGVPVTVMHSPPPPASTRIALDEQQRDQPGLKSSPSP
- a CDS encoding SDR family oxidoreductase, with amino-acid sequence MTTLVTGATGHLGANLVRALLARGEKVRAFIRRQSDVAALEGLAVERAYGDLRDRRSIREALEGVERLYHTAAFVSIRDGDRQELFDVNVVGTRMLMQEARRAGVRRVVHTSSFGAVGINPEGASNERWTVSPFELGTDYERTKAVSEHDVILEAVRGLDVTLVNPAAIVGPWDFRPSLVGRTILDFAHGRMKAFVPGAFDFVPMRDVVAAELLAMDKGIRGERYLVTGEHRGIGEILQWLEELTGRPRPRLAVPPRLMQGIALLKDPLERRFFPRKAPRFNYHSIRLLNSGKRGDSSRIRRELGLIPTSTREAFADAVAWFRERGMI
- a CDS encoding aromatic ring-hydroxylating dioxygenase subunit alpha: MSRSTENQDVPELPRRRQVRTAGLSGNYWYVVEIDGRLKPRQVKRVRFWGQDIALFRDSGGRLHAVEDRCPHRQLALSQGFVEDGNLVCTYHGWKFDGCGRCTEIHHELGKGRTKLPKIRIRTYPVKAQWGLIWLFPGDPALADGTPLPTIPQLEGERPWPFFPIDVTIKSHFSMIVENVCDFNHEYLHRHKRPFLQPILREWKQDADSVRVYYDTRFDGSPVAKLFMEGGARDLNEIEIWYQYPYQGSDIGGKYIHWLFMLPEDERTTRCFFVFLFGPIHIPVLNWKMPEFLRKPILWFTNKWYIEPLLGEDKWALELEQDGFERYPDAPQIELNPAIGSFQKLSLEKWKAYQQSMEKGGPKPAADPA
- the bstC gene encoding sterol transporter outer membrane protein BstC, producing the protein MRTVGLLAAGILPVVLAGCGGLHRDGVPAGQPVGCPRLTAAALSASQDSLGPSSETPELECALDFLRGSDDPALRRSSLGSRLCLHLAERNSDPSERERFAWEGVKLAEAALAQGGKDDGAVHYYLAANLGLAVRDDMTAAMANLHRLEDEFKAAVKLSPDFDDGGPQRLLGMLYLKAPAWPAGIGDGDKALDLLGHAVEKHPGHPLNHLFYAQALWEVNGESEGGRVKEEMAAGWKLLESGSWGYNKKPWKQEFADLREEIGEPAR
- the bstB gene encoding sterol transporter periplasmic substrate-binding protein BstB, producing the protein MTYKISRTFLLGALLAPLVPALAGDPAPVVVCYPGGPVNEHDADQAMDAMLRVVERVGQWPEKSFSSVFTAKAADCGKLMAEKKPAFAITSLGLYLDMRGQYDLVPVVQPRIDGRTSERYRVVAQKGRFHGMEELKGGTLGGTVLDEPAFIGKIVFAGKYDPEKDFALQPSRQAIRALRSLDKGELDAVVLNEQQFAGLSALQLANPVETVFTSAEIPLMGVVANARLAPAQDRARFAKALETMCADPDGKRLCDLFGIQSFVAVDPAVFDPMARLWLARN